The Erythrobacter insulae genome window below encodes:
- a CDS encoding DUF6481 family protein gives MKGFKEPSHQDRIAAASKAKNKVLAKLKAVPKPDEAELAAMAARREQREAKAEAKRAAAREARLEKQRLAQEKRAAAKQERAKTDAPKRSEAELKAARDARYAARKARK, from the coding sequence ATGAAGGGTTTCAAGGAACCAAGCCACCAAGACAGAATAGCTGCAGCTTCGAAGGCGAAGAACAAGGTTCTGGCCAAGCTTAAAGCCGTGCCCAAGCCTGATGAAGCAGAATTGGCAGCCATGGCAGCGCGAAGGGAGCAACGCGAAGCCAAAGCCGAAGCGAAGCGCGCCGCCGCTCGGGAAGCGAGGCTTGAAAAGCAGCGCCTCGCCCAGGAAAAGCGGGCAGCGGCAAAGCAAGAGCGTGCCAAGACCGACGCGCCCAAGCGATCAGAGGCGGAATTAAAGGCTGCCCGCGATGCGCGCTATGCGGCTCGCAAGGCCCGCAAGTGA
- a CDS encoding endonuclease/exonuclease/phosphatase family protein, whose protein sequence is MAGKPVNIKVASYNIRKGIGLDLRRDPLRILRVLQEVDADIVALQEADRRFGARASALPRVLIENHTDYEPVPLDVQTDSIGWHGNAILVRRGIKVVHHDIIHIPYLEPRGVVTATLSVAGQAITVFGMHLDLSGLWRRRQARVIADLAAAASNSSATVLMGDLNEWRSRARTFREFGRHFQILNCGPSYHATRPIGQLDRIMHCSRLLPSGYGVHRSAVSARASDHLPVWAEFALD, encoded by the coding sequence ATGGCTGGTAAGCCGGTGAACATAAAGGTTGCGAGCTACAATATCCGCAAAGGCATCGGCCTCGACCTCCGCCGAGATCCCTTGCGCATCCTGCGCGTGTTGCAGGAAGTCGATGCTGACATTGTTGCGCTGCAGGAAGCCGACCGGCGATTTGGCGCGCGTGCCAGCGCACTCCCGCGGGTTCTGATCGAGAACCACACTGATTATGAGCCGGTGCCCCTCGACGTGCAGACCGATTCAATAGGCTGGCACGGAAATGCGATCCTCGTTCGGCGCGGGATCAAGGTCGTGCATCACGACATCATCCATATTCCCTACCTTGAGCCACGCGGTGTCGTGACCGCGACATTATCTGTAGCGGGGCAGGCCATTACAGTATTCGGCATGCATCTTGATCTGTCCGGCCTGTGGCGCCGAAGGCAGGCGCGAGTCATCGCCGATCTTGCCGCTGCGGCCAGCAATTCGTCGGCGACAGTGCTCATGGGCGATCTTAACGAGTGGCGTAGCCGCGCAAGAACCTTTCGCGAGTTCGGTCGGCATTTCCAGATTCTCAATTGCGGCCCAAGCTACCACGCGACGCGCCCTATCGGGCAGCTCGACCGGATCATGCATTGCAGCCGGCTTTTGCCGAGCGGTTACGGGGTCCATCGCAGCGCAGTCTCTGCGCGGGCCTCCGACCATTTGCCAGTCTGGGCCGAATTCGCGCTTGATTGA
- a CDS encoding DUF1905 domain-containing protein: MSETLSVTLPLTRWQGDRGTYRLVTVTGDAAETLAIHARLHRLEFGRSRGFGSVKVVARIGETEWKSSVFPQKHSSQWVLLISRKVIQRESLTDGHPVQVTLNLI; this comes from the coding sequence ATGAGCGAAACGCTTAGCGTGACCCTACCCCTGACACGCTGGCAGGGGGATCGCGGCACCTATCGGCTGGTAACCGTGACCGGCGATGCTGCCGAAACACTTGCAATCCATGCCCGTCTGCACAGGCTTGAATTCGGGCGCAGCCGCGGGTTTGGATCGGTCAAAGTCGTCGCCCGGATCGGGGAGACGGAATGGAAAAGCTCGGTTTTCCCGCAAAAACACTCATCGCAGTGGGTGCTCCTGATCAGCAGGAAGGTCATCCAGCGCGAAAGTTTGACCGATGGCCATCCGGTCCAGGTTACGCTCAACCTGATCTAG
- a CDS encoding IS6 family transposase: protein MPRPKKPASPFRYFNSSPEVIRLVVMMYVRFALSLRNVEDLLAERGIDICHETVRMWWNRFGPLFAADIKRQRICRMRGFRNWRWHVDEVFVKINGETHYLWRAVDHEGEILESYVTKKRDKSAALRFFKKTLKWHGKAEEIVTDGLKSYPAAMRELGNAERQEMGHWQNNRAENSHLPFRRRERAMLRFRQMKSLQKFASVHANVHNHFNSERHLTDRQTYKASRSAALVEWRNLMA from the coding sequence ATGCCCAGACCCAAGAAACCAGCCAGTCCGTTTCGCTATTTCAACTCGTCGCCAGAAGTGATCCGTCTTGTCGTGATGATGTACGTGCGGTTTGCGCTGAGCCTGCGGAATGTCGAAGACTTGCTTGCGGAACGCGGCATCGACATTTGTCACGAGACGGTGCGGATGTGGTGGAACAGGTTCGGCCCGCTGTTTGCAGCAGATATCAAGCGCCAGCGGATATGCCGGATGCGAGGCTTTAGAAATTGGCGCTGGCACGTCGATGAGGTGTTCGTGAAGATCAACGGCGAGACGCACTATCTGTGGCGCGCTGTCGATCATGAAGGCGAGATCCTCGAGAGCTATGTCACGAAAAAGCGGGACAAATCAGCCGCTCTGCGCTTCTTCAAGAAGACGTTGAAGTGGCATGGCAAGGCCGAGGAAATCGTCACTGATGGTCTCAAATCCTATCCTGCGGCAATGCGCGAGCTTGGTAATGCGGAGCGACAGGAGATGGGCCACTGGCAGAACAACAGAGCCGAAAACTCACACTTACCCTTCCGACGACGAGAGCGAGCGATGCTCAGATTTCGACAGATGAAATCGCTACAGAAATTCGCCTCAGTCCACGCAAATGTTCACAACCACTTCAACTCAGAACGCCATCTAACTGATCGACAGACTTACAAGGCAAGTCGCTCAGCCGCACTGGTTGAGTGGCGAAACCTGATGGCTTGA
- a CDS encoding RpiB/LacA/LacB family sugar-phosphate isomerase gives MKIALITENSQAAKNGIIHDALTAEAAPFGHEVFNYGMYTPEDAASLTYNMNGLLAGILLNSKAADFVVTGCGTGMGSMLACNAMPGVFCGLVIDPTDAFLFSQINAGNCMSMPYAKGFGWAAELNLQDCFRKIFENEPGVGYPKERAAIMATNRDILTEMKAASCHDMLSVLKNVDQSLLKSAIAGEKFAEYFYANSQDEEISAYLRGL, from the coding sequence ATGAAAATCGCTTTGATTACGGAAAACAGCCAGGCCGCCAAAAACGGCATTATTCACGATGCTTTGACAGCCGAAGCCGCGCCATTCGGGCATGAGGTTTTCAATTACGGCATGTACACGCCGGAAGACGCCGCCTCGCTTACGTATAATATGAACGGGCTGCTGGCGGGCATTTTGCTCAATTCCAAAGCTGCTGATTTCGTCGTGACCGGATGCGGAACGGGTATGGGATCAATGCTGGCTTGCAACGCGATGCCCGGCGTTTTTTGCGGATTGGTGATCGATCCGACCGATGCGTTTCTGTTCAGCCAGATTAATGCTGGCAACTGCATGTCTATGCCTTATGCCAAAGGCTTCGGCTGGGCGGCGGAACTGAATTTGCAGGATTGCTTTCGCAAGATCTTCGAGAATGAGCCCGGTGTGGGTTATCCCAAAGAGCGCGCAGCAATCATGGCTACCAACCGCGACATTTTGACAGAGATGAAAGCAGCCTCGTGCCACGACATGCTGAGCGTTCTTAAAAATGTCGATCAGAGCCTGCTGAAATCGGCAATCGCCGGCGAAAAATTTGCCGAGTATTTTTATGCGAATTCGCAAGACGAAGAGATCAGCGCTTATCTGCGCGGTCTTTAA
- a CDS encoding peptidylprolyl isomerase gives MKRSILAIAALTLPISLAAQDAPEGAPSPNAIVDAAPKDAWKQIAAKDLLVMTLAPDGDGNAREVVIQLMAAPFSQGWVSNIKTLARAKWYDETSVNRVQDNYVVQWGDPGYDNPESGEMEQKPLPEGLKVMGEDEYSAPVNWNMRIDDGIAHVYYRSPRISLIGGPLLDAMPAGMLALSDRVEGYPVMTGFSSGWPIAGTFTRGHSIEQAEAWPVHCYGMVGVGRNYSPDTGSGAELYTVIGHAPRHLDRNIALVGRIIEGMQHLSSLPRGTGELGFYTAEEAEKRTPILSVRLVSDLAATGTYEERDAIERKYAFEYLSTESAAFAGYAEARANRRDPFFIQPAGGADICNIPVPIRKFEYVRYKPLDGE, from the coding sequence ATGAAACGATCAATTCTGGCCATTGCCGCTCTAACCCTGCCGATTTCGCTTGCCGCTCAGGACGCGCCGGAAGGGGCGCCCTCGCCCAACGCCATAGTGGATGCCGCGCCCAAAGATGCATGGAAACAGATCGCGGCAAAAGATCTATTGGTGATGACGCTCGCTCCCGATGGGGATGGAAATGCCCGTGAAGTGGTAATCCAGTTGATGGCCGCGCCGTTCTCGCAAGGCTGGGTCAGCAACATCAAAACCCTCGCCCGTGCCAAATGGTATGACGAAACCAGCGTAAACCGCGTGCAGGACAATTACGTCGTCCAATGGGGCGATCCCGGATACGACAACCCTGAAAGCGGCGAAATGGAGCAAAAACCGCTGCCCGAGGGGTTAAAGGTGATGGGGGAAGATGAGTATAGCGCCCCGGTCAATTGGAACATGCGCATCGACGATGGGATTGCCCATGTCTATTATCGCTCGCCCAGAATTAGTCTGATCGGGGGCCCTCTGCTTGACGCAATGCCCGCCGGCATGTTGGCCCTTTCCGATCGCGTTGAGGGATACCCTGTCATGACAGGGTTTTCTTCGGGTTGGCCCATCGCAGGAACCTTTACCCGTGGCCATTCAATCGAGCAGGCCGAGGCGTGGCCCGTCCACTGTTACGGGATGGTTGGCGTAGGCCGAAATTACTCACCAGATACCGGCTCCGGCGCTGAACTCTACACCGTGATCGGCCATGCGCCGCGCCATCTGGATCGCAATATCGCGCTCGTCGGGCGGATCATTGAAGGTATGCAGCATTTGTCCTCGCTCCCGCGCGGCACGGGTGAGCTTGGCTTTTACACCGCGGAAGAAGCGGAAAAGCGTACGCCCATCCTCTCCGTCCGTCTCGTGAGCGATCTTGCGGCAACGGGCACCTATGAGGAGCGCGACGCGATCGAGCGGAAATATGCTTTCGAATATCTCTCTACCGAGAGCGCAGCCTTCGCCGGCTATGCCGAGGCGCGGGCCAATCGCCGCGATCCGTTCTTCATCCAGCCCGCAGGCGGCGCCGATATTTGCAATATCCCCGTTCCGATCCGCAAATTTGAGTATGTCAGGTACAAGCCGCTGGATGGAGAATGA
- a CDS encoding DUF1800 domain-containing protein, producing the protein MQRTHSPETAPLPEAAATVVLATSVAACGGDGSTSSKPSSGSVAASGVTAISKQDAARFLAQATNGTDYATIEDVSKSGVESWLNAQFALGRERSYWDWLENNGFADDSRPFALADWEIALWHGLLHDGDTLRQRVTLALLDIFVVGIGTLHPGWRSFSMANYLDILADHSFGNFRELIEAITFSTAMGDWLTYTGSKKADARGSLPDENYARELMQLFTLGLHRLNADGTHQLGPDGSQIPAYTQADVSELARVFTGFVPIETDFRQRGRNRERLVIDPTFNDTRDKVVLGQTISGGGEQAVSQALDILFNHPNVGPFISKQLILRLVTSNPSPAYVQRVARVFSNNGQGERGDLRAIVKAVLLDREARQEPTSQSGKLRDPAQRLLNWARAFDVKPAAENLVGPYLHGTLLKSPGWSPTVFNFFDAEYSPPLSDVEAQGLAAPGFQIASEQTVVEYINFINNALQGFWASRGLDPSFDNYIEVAKEPTALVERLNIVLAAGQISPNIANEIAVQAQFIAADDRKGLEDRVKLATLMILASPDFLVVA; encoded by the coding sequence ATGCAGAGAACCCATTCACCGGAAACGGCGCCGCTACCAGAAGCAGCGGCAACAGTTGTTTTGGCTACGTCAGTGGCAGCTTGCGGCGGTGATGGTTCCACCTCAAGCAAGCCAAGTAGTGGCTCTGTCGCAGCTTCAGGCGTCACAGCTATTTCCAAACAGGATGCAGCGCGCTTTTTGGCGCAAGCGACAAACGGGACCGACTATGCGACGATTGAGGACGTTTCTAAATCGGGAGTAGAAAGTTGGCTTAATGCTCAATTTGCTCTTGGGCGGGAGCGAAGTTATTGGGATTGGCTAGAGAACAACGGTTTTGCCGATGACAGTAGACCCTTTGCACTTGCTGACTGGGAAATAGCACTCTGGCACGGTTTGTTGCATGACGGGGATACTCTCCGTCAGCGCGTTACATTGGCTCTGCTCGACATTTTTGTAGTTGGAATCGGCACGCTTCATCCCGGGTGGAGGTCATTTAGTATGGCCAACTACCTCGACATCTTGGCCGATCATAGTTTCGGAAACTTTCGTGAGCTCATCGAAGCAATCACTTTCTCGACCGCGATGGGGGATTGGCTCACATATACCGGTAGCAAAAAGGCAGATGCGCGTGGCAGTCTGCCGGATGAAAATTATGCTCGTGAACTAATGCAGCTTTTTACTCTCGGGCTGCATAGACTGAACGCAGACGGCACGCACCAACTGGGACCCGATGGCTCTCAAATCCCAGCATATACTCAAGCTGATGTATCGGAATTGGCACGGGTCTTCACAGGTTTTGTCCCAATCGAGACAGATTTTCGCCAACGAGGTCGAAACCGCGAGAGGCTAGTAATTGACCCCACCTTCAATGACACTCGCGATAAGGTGGTTCTGGGTCAGACAATTTCGGGTGGCGGTGAGCAAGCGGTTTCGCAAGCCCTTGATATCTTATTCAATCATCCAAATGTTGGACCATTCATCTCAAAGCAGCTGATTCTGAGGCTTGTAACGAGCAACCCCTCTCCTGCTTATGTGCAGAGAGTAGCACGGGTTTTTTCTAACAATGGGCAGGGCGAGCGCGGTGATCTCAGAGCAATCGTCAAAGCAGTCTTACTTGACCGCGAAGCCCGCCAAGAACCGACTTCACAATCTGGAAAGCTCCGAGACCCAGCCCAACGTTTGCTAAATTGGGCGCGTGCATTTGATGTAAAACCAGCAGCAGAAAACTTAGTTGGTCCATACTTGCATGGGACATTGCTGAAGTCGCCAGGTTGGAGCCCCACGGTTTTCAATTTTTTTGATGCTGAATACTCTCCACCACTCTCTGATGTTGAAGCTCAAGGGTTGGCGGCGCCCGGGTTCCAGATTGCAAGTGAGCAGACTGTTGTCGAATATATCAACTTCATCAACAACGCACTGCAAGGGTTTTGGGCAAGCCGGGGCCTCGATCCAAGCTTTGATAATTACATTGAGGTAGCGAAAGAACCAACAGCTTTGGTGGAGCGCCTCAACATAGTTTTAGCGGCTGGCCAAATATCGCCGAATATTGCGAACGAGATTGCAGTCCAAGCGCAATTTATTGCGGCCGACGATCGAAAAGGTCTTGAGGACCGGGTCAAGCTTGCAACGTTGATGATATTGGCCTCACCTGATTTCTTGGTTGTGGCATGA
- a CDS encoding pseudouridine synthase: MGKLIAFNKPYGVLSQFTDRGSETVRSTLSDFIQLKDVYPAGRLDRDSEGLLLLCDDGRLQARISDPRFKMAKTYLVQVEGDPQEQDLDRLRAGVRLKDGVSKPAEIERIAEPDLWPRDPPIRQRKTVPDCWLKVTIREGRNRQVRRMTAAVGLPTLRLVRWSIGEWTVEGIAPGQWKKATP; this comes from the coding sequence ATGGGCAAGCTGATCGCGTTCAATAAACCCTATGGAGTGCTCTCGCAATTTACAGATCGCGGGTCTGAAACCGTGCGTTCTACGCTATCAGATTTCATCCAATTGAAAGATGTCTATCCGGCAGGACGGCTTGATCGAGATAGCGAGGGGCTGCTCTTGTTATGCGATGATGGCCGTTTGCAAGCGCGGATTTCTGATCCGCGTTTCAAGATGGCCAAAACTTACCTAGTGCAAGTCGAAGGCGACCCTCAGGAACAAGACTTGGACCGTCTCAGAGCAGGGGTTCGTCTGAAAGACGGCGTCTCCAAACCGGCCGAGATTGAGCGCATTGCAGAGCCGGATCTTTGGCCCCGCGATCCGCCTATCCGTCAGCGCAAAACCGTCCCCGACTGCTGGCTAAAGGTCACAATCCGCGAAGGGCGCAACCGGCAAGTGCGCAGGATGACTGCGGCGGTGGGGTTACCCACTTTGAGGCTGGTGCGATGGTCCATTGGCGAATGGACCGTTGAAGGGATAGCTCCCGGACAATGGAAAAAGGCGACGCCATAG
- the kduD gene encoding 2-dehydro-3-deoxy-D-gluconate 5-dehydrogenase KduD yields MTAHPFDLSGKVAVVTGANTGIGQGIAVALAEAGADIALVTRSDATETASLIEKAGSRSCVIKADLSSTDPCERIVEETVSSLGRLDILVNNAGIIRRNDATDFTEDDWDAVMNTNLKVLFFLCQAAGKHMISSGGGSIINIASMLTFQGGIRVASYTASKSGVGGLTKLLANEWASKNVTVNAIAPGYIATNNTAALQSDEARNRQILERIPAGRWGAPSDLGGAAVFLASDAARYVQGHILAVDGGWLAR; encoded by the coding sequence ATGACCGCACATCCGTTTGATCTGAGCGGCAAGGTGGCCGTTGTCACTGGCGCTAACACTGGTATCGGTCAGGGTATTGCCGTTGCTCTCGCCGAAGCTGGTGCTGATATCGCATTGGTTACGCGGAGCGATGCGACCGAAACTGCCAGCCTGATCGAAAAAGCCGGTTCGCGGTCGTGTGTGATCAAAGCCGACCTTTCATCGACTGATCCGTGTGAAAGGATCGTCGAGGAGACTGTTTCAAGTCTTGGCCGGCTCGATATTCTGGTCAACAATGCAGGCATCATCCGCCGCAATGACGCAACCGACTTCACCGAGGATGATTGGGATGCTGTGATGAACACGAACCTGAAGGTTCTGTTTTTCCTGTGCCAAGCAGCTGGCAAGCACATGATTTCAAGCGGTGGCGGATCGATTATCAATATCGCTTCGATGCTGACTTTTCAGGGCGGTATCAGAGTCGCAAGCTACACCGCTTCCAAAAGCGGTGTCGGCGGCCTGACAAAGCTGCTCGCGAATGAGTGGGCTTCAAAGAATGTCACGGTGAATGCGATTGCTCCGGGTTATATTGCGACCAACAACACTGCCGCGCTGCAATCGGATGAGGCGCGCAATCGTCAAATTCTGGAGCGTATCCCGGCAGGTCGCTGGGGCGCGCCATCGGATCTTGGCGGTGCAGCCGTTTTTCTTGCGTCCGATGCGGCGCGTTATGTCCAAGGCCATATTCTCGCAGTCGATGGCGGCTGGCTAGCGCGCTAA
- a CDS encoding cupin domain-containing protein, with the protein MHLRDFDADKFLSEYWQKKPLLIRSPWASWSNPVEPDELAGLACEAGVESRLITQSAPEWGLENGPLPEDRFDRLGKDPWTLLVQSVDHHIPCVAALLESFRFVPNWRIDDVMVSYAVDGGGVGAHFDHYDVFLVQGLGRRRWELGELCDENVELLPHSNLSLLADFQPTDEWILEAGDILYVPPRIAHRGTAIGDGCMTYSIGFRAPSCAELIDNWADDLADGLLDQDRYTDPGLAKQDNPGEIDPDAIAQLHSMITEKILDRSSFARWFGRYNTSPKNPDIDWRPETSAEVDDIRRSLAEGAVILRNPASRFSFIRETPSSVLLFVDGQSFECTGAQAELAERICAEPRLILGSDKSRSALDLPTLSLIADLFNQGSVALDL; encoded by the coding sequence ATGCATCTGCGAGATTTCGATGCTGATAAGTTTCTAAGCGAATATTGGCAAAAGAAACCGCTACTGATCAGGTCGCCCTGGGCATCCTGGTCCAATCCGGTCGAACCGGATGAACTGGCAGGCCTGGCCTGCGAGGCGGGTGTGGAATCTCGTCTTATCACGCAAAGCGCCCCTGAATGGGGCCTCGAAAATGGCCCTCTGCCTGAAGACCGCTTTGACCGGCTAGGCAAAGACCCTTGGACATTGCTTGTTCAATCTGTCGATCATCACATCCCCTGTGTCGCGGCCCTCCTTGAATCTTTTCGGTTTGTTCCAAACTGGCGGATCGATGATGTCATGGTCAGCTATGCTGTCGATGGCGGCGGAGTGGGCGCGCATTTTGATCATTATGATGTATTTCTTGTTCAAGGCCTAGGCCGACGCCGATGGGAACTGGGCGAATTATGCGACGAGAATGTCGAACTTTTGCCGCATTCCAACCTGTCTTTGCTCGCCGACTTTCAGCCCACCGATGAATGGATTCTTGAGGCCGGTGACATCCTGTATGTCCCACCTCGCATTGCCCATCGCGGCACTGCCATTGGGGACGGTTGCATGACCTATTCGATCGGTTTCCGCGCACCTTCATGCGCCGAGCTCATAGACAATTGGGCGGATGATCTGGCGGACGGATTGCTCGATCAAGATCGTTACACTGATCCTGGGCTGGCCAAACAGGACAATCCCGGTGAAATTGATCCAGACGCTATCGCCCAGTTGCACAGCATGATTACCGAGAAAATCCTCGACCGCAGCAGTTTCGCACGGTGGTTCGGTCGATACAACACAAGCCCGAAAAACCCGGATATCGATTGGAGGCCTGAAACTTCGGCAGAAGTGGATGATATTAGGCGCAGCCTGGCAGAGGGCGCGGTAATCCTTCGCAATCCGGCTAGCCGTTTCTCCTTCATTCGCGAAACACCATCGTCGGTCCTGCTGTTTGTCGATGGGCAGTCTTTTGAGTGCACTGGAGCCCAAGCAGAATTGGCGGAAAGAATTTGCGCGGAACCCAGGCTGATCTTGGGTTCAGACAAATCGCGCTCGGCGCTGGATCTGCCAACGCTAAGTCTGATTGCCGATCTGTTTAACCAAGGCAGCGTGGCTCTTGATCTTTAG
- a CDS encoding MarR family transcriptional regulator — translation MSNTKFWASAPQIQNLRQKEGFEGSQSLRDRRAAVFFEISSRAAKVESLPTSWRHPLAWSILLELYRARLELEVASVKTIQIASGGASATVIRHIDALEQSGWVNRDRNADDARVTNLTLSQASIQVLNQWADQRAAKLQTLSSCNH, via the coding sequence ATGTCAAACACAAAATTTTGGGCTTCGGCTCCGCAAATCCAAAATCTCAGGCAAAAAGAGGGTTTTGAGGGCTCACAGTCTTTAAGGGATCGAAGAGCAGCCGTGTTCTTCGAGATCTCCTCGCGCGCAGCCAAAGTTGAGAGCCTTCCAACAAGTTGGCGCCACCCCTTAGCTTGGTCGATCTTGCTGGAGCTATATCGTGCTAGGCTTGAGTTGGAAGTCGCTAGTGTCAAGACCATACAAATCGCCAGCGGCGGCGCCTCGGCGACTGTAATTCGGCATATTGACGCGCTCGAACAGAGCGGCTGGGTTAACCGTGATCGAAACGCGGACGATGCCCGAGTGACGAACCTGACACTGTCTCAAGCTTCGATTCAGGTTCTTAATCAATGGGCCGATCAGAGAGCCGCAAAACTTCAAACGCTTTCCAGTTGCAATCACTGA
- a CDS encoding DUF1501 domain-containing protein — MSIIRQNSSVSRRRLLKGMAVGGIGGFGLPSAMSSDLAAAESDDYRAIVCIFLEGGSDNWNTLVPFDRISHGNYFSARPNIAFSQANLNATHLKQSNDLGGYSYALNPSMRPLLEVFDAGDLAVLQNIGALMAPTSAAMFMNESGLLPSRLFSHNTQSDFVLTGEDGGGATGWGGRIADQLVGYNAYREFTCINAAAASSPFLSGRTLTPYAIDENGAKLIFGGREDATTALLRTVTTAVSNNVFRNEYAKIMRRALYAGNLFASVFSQIPESDLADLPTNNNELGRQMKAIAKTIAGARVMGMRRQVFFAKLPNWDAHSTTDESNNNSKRLADAMHGFWRVMERWGIGSSVTTFTVSDFGRTLTSNGSGTNHGWGSAQFVMGGAVAGGKILGKPPVVGVGSPDSVLGGRLVPSTPIDSLAATLAAWMGVSETGLVGIAPNLSRFDPSVRVLDLFGTVRPNGPN; from the coding sequence ATGAGCATCATCCGCCAGAATAGCAGTGTTAGTCGACGCAGATTGCTAAAAGGCATGGCGGTTGGCGGCATCGGTGGGTTTGGTCTTCCATCTGCGATGTCGTCCGATCTCGCAGCAGCAGAGAGTGACGACTATCGAGCAATCGTCTGCATCTTTCTCGAGGGCGGAAGCGACAATTGGAACACCTTGGTACCCTTCGATAGAATTAGTCATGGCAACTATTTCTCGGCGCGGCCCAATATTGCTTTCAGCCAAGCTAATCTAAATGCCACTCACCTAAAACAATCCAACGATTTGGGTGGTTACAGCTATGCTTTAAATCCTTCGATGCGCCCCTTATTAGAAGTTTTTGACGCAGGTGACCTAGCGGTTTTGCAGAATATTGGCGCACTCATGGCACCTACCTCAGCCGCAATGTTCATGAACGAGAGCGGATTGCTCCCTAGTAGGCTTTTTAGTCATAACACCCAGTCCGATTTTGTACTGACGGGCGAAGATGGCGGAGGTGCAACCGGTTGGGGAGGGCGTATCGCTGATCAGTTAGTCGGCTACAATGCATACCGAGAGTTCACTTGTATCAATGCTGCTGCAGCGAGCTCGCCATTCTTATCGGGTCGAACGTTAACGCCATACGCCATAGATGAAAATGGCGCTAAATTGATCTTTGGTGGGCGAGAGGATGCAACTACAGCCCTACTTCGCACGGTTACCACCGCCGTATCCAACAATGTCTTCCGTAATGAATATGCCAAAATCATGCGAAGGGCACTTTATGCAGGCAATCTCTTCGCATCAGTCTTTTCACAAATCCCTGAGTCAGATTTGGCTGACTTGCCTACGAACAATAACGAGCTTGGCCGTCAGATGAAGGCAATTGCAAAGACAATCGCTGGCGCGAGGGTAATGGGTATGAGACGGCAGGTTTTCTTCGCGAAGCTCCCCAATTGGGATGCTCATTCAACGACAGATGAAAGTAACAACAACTCTAAACGCCTTGCAGATGCAATGCATGGTTTTTGGCGTGTTATGGAACGATGGGGAATTGGCTCATCAGTAACGACATTTACTGTATCTGATTTTGGACGAACGCTTACCAGCAATGGTAGTGGCACTAACCATGGTTGGGGCAGTGCCCAGTTTGTTATGGGAGGAGCCGTAGCCGGAGGAAAGATACTCGGAAAGCCTCCGGTGGTGGGTGTCGGAAGCCCAGATAGTGTATTGGGGGGGCGATTGGTGCCGTCGACCCCGATTGATAGCTTAGCAGCAACGCTCGCAGCATGGATGGGAGTTAGCGAGACAGGATTGGTCGGTATTGCGCCGAATCTTAGCAGGTTCGATCCGAGTGTCCGGGTACTCGACCTATTTGGCACTGTCAGACCAAACGGACCTAATTGA